The stretch of DNA CATCTAGTTTTGCTTTTGAGATGCCACTCAGCAAAACTTTTCATTAGCAAACTCATTGTAAATCTAACTGCCAGTCTCCtaagcatttattttgaaatgcttcaACACCTGCACTTGGGTATTAGTTGTTTAAACAAAGCAGCCACTGAAACCTTACCTACCTACTTCTATATACATTTGCATGCCATCCACCCTAACATTTACACTGAACATAGACATACatcaagaataaaaaaatatttacagtactgAAGGCCTGCAATGCCCTCATCATGTAAATTGTTATGGGACTGTTATTAGTCTACCTTAAGAAATGGCTCCCTCTTAAGATAAAATGACATGCATCCCAAATCCAAAATCAGCTactgaaaaaacacattcatttaatggGACATATGTAAAAGTGAAATTTTTTGGTAGCCCAAggagattattttatttttgtcacaaaaaatatgtttttaactGGTTAGTGTGTCGATATACGCACATCAGGATCCTTGCACAGGATTCCAAATGCCTTTCTGCAAATCACTCCGGGAACTGTTCCTGCAAAAGGGAAAGACTGCGGACCAGTTTACTGAATACTGGCTTATCGTCTCCTCCATTACTTTGGAAAATGTATCCGACAGACCCACGCACACCTAAACTTTGCTCATGCAGCTGATAACAgtatcttgaaaaaaaaagaacaatggaGTAATGGGGTTTCCTTGGAAGGGAAATTCCGTCCCGGACATCTTTGATGTCATGTTAGTTTCTTAATGTGACGTGGATTCGGGgaacatatatgtgtatatatataaatgtacaaatatttgcAATCACAGAGGACGGACAGAGCAGAGTACCATCTGATTTTCCAGTACATGCACAGCTTTACCTATTATTCAGAAAGGTAAGTGGAAATGAACGAATAATGATTCAACACTGCTGGCATTCTGCAAACTTGTCAAGACATCCAAACTTTAATTGTAATAGCAAGATTTGATATCGTTCATCCCTGTTATGAaaattgttttactgttttgcaGGAGCTTTATTGTGGACACCTGAAGATGCCTTCAATTATGACTTCAAATTCCTTGATGTCTCTCACTAGTTTGTATTTGAGtaagatattaaatatttatgttcaaCACTCCTATATATAATCAAAAATTTCTTggctgtaaataaatacaagctACCAATATTTGCAAAATCCTTTGTTAATGCCtccattattttcctttatttagtATTTGCCACGCTGACAGGAGTGCATGGGTGGTCGTACTACTACTCTGACAAGACTATGAATTGGTCTAATGCAAGAAAGTGGTGCCAAGCGAAGTACACAGACTTAGTAGCCATTCAGAACAAGGAGGAAATTGCTTATCTCAATGAAATTTTGCCACCACAACCGAAGCATTACTGGATCGGGATTCGCAAAAGGGCCAACGTCTGGACCTGGGTTGGAACCCAAAAGCAGCTGACTGAGGAAGCGTCAAACTGGGCTACGGGCGAACCCAACAACAGCAAGAGAAACGAGGACTGCGTGGAGATTTACATCAAGAGGGAGAACGACACCGGAAAATGGAATGACGAATCCTGCCGAAGAAATAAAACGGCGCTGTGTTACACAGGTACGCTCAGACTGAATTGATCTCGCGCGATCATGCAGTCTCATGCAGGGATGCATGGCTGGTGACAGAGGTGACGATGGTGGCATCACCCACAGCAATAAGCGGTGCACTACAGAACACTGAATGACTGTCACAACAGCTATATTACATAATGATTTAGAAAGCCTTGCGGCAGAACAATAGTGGTGGCCCTTATGAAACAGTAATTCCTGCTAACGAAGAACAAtgtataaatgacaaaatgtaagaaatacTGGTTTTACTAAAAATTGCCAGATATACCATTTCACATGCAATTGAACTGCAAGTAACAATGCTGGGTATTCTAAAATACATGACTAAAATTGCATGTTTAGTGTTTCAAAATATACGGCATATTCTGGCAAATACCAAATTTAGAACTTTATTATTTGAACATTAGCTTTAGTACAGCAGCTCACAAAGGTGCCTGTGTTTTCCAGCATCATGTCAGCCGGACTCATGCAGTCCAAATGGAGAGTGCGTGGAGACAATCAATAACCACACGTGCAAGTGTCTTCAAGGTTTCTTTGGGAAGCGGTGTGAATACGGTAAAAGAGGCTTTGATGCTTTTATGTAGATGATACTCTGTGACAAGTGTACTTTGTCACATGCTCTGTAAATACAACTCCTGTTTTTACTCATGCGTTTGTATTTACAGTGTCTGTATATTTACTTTCAACAGCTGTCAGTTGCGAAGAGATGGACGGTCCTAATCATGGTCTCTTCAGTTGCACCCATCCATTTGGGAATTTCTCCTATGGTTCAGAGTGCAAGTTCAGTTGTGAAGATGGGTATCAGCTGGTTGGTTCCAGATCAATTGAGTGCACGGCCTCGAGGGAGTGGTCAGCAGCACCACCAAGCTGTGAGGGTATGAAACAAAAGAAGTACAGTGCACTCTGCTAATGAGAAATACTGCTACAAAAGTGATCAAACGCTCTGTGAACAAAATCCTTCCTATATGAAATGATTTCACGTCTTTTACTTCTGTTCAAGTGCATGTGAACAAGTTGTCTAACACATGAACAATAATGGATGACTTTATGGAgtttatttgtgaattttaattgttttgtacaCAGTCTGTACAGTTTATACAAGACAAAGTTCAAAACTTGTCTGAAAGGgtctaactctcagtgctgtgtaagGGTGTGGAATGCCCCAGTCAGTGGCATACCTGCCATTCCAATAAGAGATGTGCTGAAAtcctcctgtctgctgtctctgcctcccaGCTGTGCGCTGCCCCTCAGTCCAGCCCCCTCAGAACGGCAACGTTACCTGTGCAGACTCCAGTGGAGATCTCCTCTACGGCTCCAACTGCAGCTTCAGCTGTGACCCAGGTTTCATTCTCCATGGATCTGAAGTCACGTCTTGTGGCAAATCTGGAGACTGGATTGGAGGATGGCCTGTGTGTCAAGGTAACATGGAGTCTTTAAACAAGTCAAACAGGCATTTATGagcaattaaatattttttccaaggttgctttttctttctgaaaaggTATCACAAGTTATCATATATTTACTATTTAATGCACATAATTTATTGGAGCATAATCTACAATAATCTATTATTGTGATTTTAACAAAACCAACCTGACACTAGGGAGGATTGTTGAAGACAAACGGTTGTCCATGTTAGTcaatgagaaaatgtaaatgtaaacattgtaaatatctcaaaaatatTCTAAGTATTGATGAAAAAGCATAGGCAACACAATCCCATACAAACTGGAGGTACTGGTCAAGCTTTGAAAGTGTATCTGAAGAGCTGTAGGAGGAGTTACGTACAGAATATTGGATggaatgagaagaaaaacaaatgaaaacagtaaattTAGGTTTTTCAGGTCAACttaataattattgttgttgttttgacgTTGACAAAGAATGGAAGCAATCCATGTTAGTTGGTGgaatttattcacatttatgaaatgtttgatAATGTTCAGAAATTTCAGCGCAATTATAACACTCCAGCTTTCAGGGTCTGCATTTACTTAGAATTTGGCATTTTCTCAGCGTAGGGGACATATGTAAAAAGTGTCATCACTGCAGTTCATTTGAGGCACTTCACATGTCCTAAAAATCAACTGAGATCTACTCGTAGGAAATGGCCTTAGTGTAATCTGAGACAAGGAGAAGGAAGCTTCATTAACAACTCCAATTGCCTACCGTGTGGTGCTTGAAAAATATGGGCCCTGATCTCTCCAAGGAATGGATCCCCAGAGGTCTCTTCCAAATGGTTTTCCTACACAACTTAAAATCAATGAAACATGAGAAAATAGATTCTATGAGATGAGAAGTATGATCACACCATGTTTATCCCTGCCTGCGGGAGCACAGGATAGTGTTATGACTTCACCAGCACACTATTGTATGGGAGCggtgtgtgtctctatgtggTACGATGCGCTGGGAGATGTGCTGAAAtcctcctgtctgctgtctctgcctcccaGCTGTGCCCTGCCCCTCAGTCCAGCCCCCTCAGAACGGCAGCATTACCTGTGCAGACTCCAGTGGAGATCTCCTCTACGGCTCCAACTGCAGCTTCAGCTGTGACCCAGGCTTCATTCTCCATGGGTCTGAAGTCATGACATGTGGCAAATCTGGAGACTGGATTGGAGAAAGACCTGTGTGTCAAGGTAACATGGAGTCTTTAAACACATCAAACAGGCATTTATGAGCAATTAAATATTATGCCCAAGGTTGTCTAGGCCTTCTCCTTCTGAAACGGTATCACAGGTTatcatatttttacaatttaacaTGAATATCGTATTGAAGCATAATATCTGCCAGCTACCGACTTGTGTTGTTAGTAGTGGGATTTCTAGCCTATTATCCTCCtgggaaaacagaaatatatggcaatagtaatcataataaaaaaataaatcactaaaCCCTTGACAATCCTTTTATTATTGCGATCATTAGCAAAACCAATATCAAACTGGAGAGCATTTTTGAAGAAGTGCATATTTGGactaccaagcacacaccatgGAAATGTCACTTATGTGGccaaataataaacattttctgtgtctAGCCAAATACTGTCCCTGGGTGTCATTTTGTTGGATTCCCTTTGCTCTTGACTTTAAGAATTGCTATGGATAAAGTTGTCTGTTGATGtaaaagatgtaaatgtaacattaaatgtactcatcttgtaCGTTGCTcaggatgagagcatctgctaagcgcaaaaatgtaaatgtaaggcttcattttctcataaaacaaCCGCAGGTGTCTCTGATGTGGATCATTGAGTCTGTGCTCTCACTGTGTAACAGGCAGCCAGTGGACAGGACACTGCTGGCCCATAgggtgtgtactgtactgtgtctaacccttcctgtctgtcctctgtcctgcagctgtgcggtgtcgccccctgcaggtgccTGAGGGAGGGAGCGTGAGCTGCTCCAGGTCCAGTGAGGACCTTCTCTACggctccagctgcagcttcagctgCGCAGATGGACACCAGCTGCAGGGAGCATCCAGTGTGATCTGCATGGCTTCTGCACAGTGGAGTGCAGAGACGCCGATCTGTAAAGGTAACTTCAGGTTACATGCATATGTCCTCACACAGAcactatgaaaaataaatgatcaagGATAGCAcaaaaagccagaaaaaaacGTTTTCCATTACAGTCTTCCTCAAGGCAACAAGTATGTGCAGGAGCGGTGTGTGCCTCTATATGGTAAGATGCGCTGAGAGATGTGCTGAAAtcctcctgtctgctgtctctgcctcccaGCTGTGCACTGCCCCTCAGTCCAGCCCCCTCAGAACGGCAGCGTTACCTGTGCAGACTCCAGTGGAGATCTCCTCTACCGCTCCAACTGCAGCTTCAGCTGTGACCCAGGCTTCATTCTCCATGGGTCTGAAGTCACGACTTGTGGCAAATCTGGAGACTGGATTGGAGAAAGGCCTCTGTGTCAAGGTAACATGGAGTCTTTAAACAAGGCAAACAGGCATTTATgagtaattaaataatttttttccaagGTTGCCTAGGCGTATTCTCTTTGGTATCACAGGTTATCATAAATTTACTatttaatatgtacatttcaTTGTAGCTTGATTTTTAAACGTTACTTATTACTAAGTTTTCTGGAAGCATCTGTTCGAAAATCAACCAAGGGAAAGTGAATTTTTTGATGTTCCAACTCCACAGAATGTACATGGAGTGTTTTAATCTTGTTCAATCCTGCTCCCTGCAGCCCATCCTGACCCTACTTTGAACCCCACTTCAGTGGTTGTGGCAACAGGGGGGGCTGCCGGACTGACTGGCCTTTCTCTGGCTGTGTGGATTGTGAAGCGATTACAGCAGAAAGGTACATATTGGAATTCTGGAGTTCTCTTCtgtctgcattatttaaaattagGCATTTGCTGGATAAATGACACATTGGCCATTCAGCCAAATTTAAGCATCTCGctccatctgtctgtgctgaaaacaatataattacagaattatttttatataattttctCATAGTCTGATGCATATCCTTactgtctctttcttcctttctctagCTAAACAGTTTGATGTGAAAAGGTGAGTTCACTGATCATCTAGAACTGAAGTACTGTTAAATGATTCAACCAAAGTTAAATatataccccttttccacaaCTACAGATGTACTATATAATATTTGTGGTGGGTAATTTCCCTtaatctctgtttttctgtattccAGCTTTACAGAAGATGGTACTCCTCCTGAAGTGTACAAGAATAGCATTGAGAGTCTCATTTAGAGATCGACTTTGAAAATAGCAGGTGAATATGCACAAACATACTTGTAACAATAATTcttcacatatatattttataacttcataattttattgcttttaataCCATAGTTGTTCTACTGGCAATGATCTTTAGCCCCAACAGTGGCGGAgttgtataaaaataattttaaaaatgtttccttcaTGCAGTGTCACTAAACCTAGATCCTGTTGCGGATCCATGAGACCCTGACAGACCACGGCCGTGCATCACTTCTCTGCCACCTTCCCTCGCACCCTCGGGCatgtgcaaaacaaacacaaactggaCTGAAATTATATGCTGGATCACCATGACGTGGTACGTGAGAATGTGGATGAGGACAACGTCACCACGTCCGGCACTTGACTTCCTGGGGGACTTGGCATCACTAATAAAGTGACTGGCGTggcacagtttttttctgtctttgttcgACTTGATTTTTATCATCTGTGCATTGACTGTTGTGTGGTGTCaaaatgatgacatcataaaacATCAGAACTGCCACGTTTTATTGGCCTTAACAGTTGGTGTGTGTTTACTGCCAGTAATACCAAGACAAAAATGGCACTGAACATTTGTTAAACTTTTTTACTATGTTAATGTGCACCAGGAGTGTCTGTATATTATGTTttgatatgtatttatgtaaataatgacaTTAACATGTGCCTGTTCTGTTGTTTGGATGTAGTTCTGTTTGCATGGAGTCAagtgtgtattctgtgtataCTTGAACATGGGGCAGCAGCgcaccatagtggttaaggagcaggactcgtaactgaaaggttgccagttcaattccccactggggtactgctgctgtacacttgggtgaggtacttagcccacaattgcctcagcatAAAGACACACCGAGATGCCTAATCCAATGCCACTGACAAATAATGCGCTGGAGTCACTACAAGGGGCAATTATATTAAACACTATTGAAGACACCGTTTTGGAAGAATCTCAGAGGTGTGTTCAGTACACTGCACAAAGTAGTACTTAATGTGAACCTCAAGATGcactacaattaaaaaaaaatatccaggaTGACTCACCTTTCTCTTTTATTCATCCCAGACATTTTTTGCAAAAGGTGGAGGCTGATCCAAGATCGGTATTGTGAGGGAGAATCTATCTGTTGGCAAAGACATGTTTACCTGCTGTCCATCATCTGTGAATGCCCAATGCCCTCTGCTGGAAAAATTCTGAAAGTTCACCAGAAAAAGGAACAGCCCTTCTGTTGCATTGTATTCAACCCAAACAATGGGATAATGCATTACAAattagattactttttaaatactgccTTCTGgtggaaaatgtataaaattctAGATCCCTACTTAATGAGCCTCTGTGGTGAGTAGGTGGTAGATCCTACCCTTACCCCTAAGAGTAAAAGCAATACCAAGGTTATTTAGACGGAAAAAGTACTCCTTTCTCAGATATTTCAGTCATTGTTCATATTACAGTTGTCCTAACCCATTAAGGAGCAACGCTGAAGCAGCATGCACACACGGACCACTTACCActttaataaaagtaatttaaactTTGTAGAGAGTTATATGGTCTAATGGGTCATCTATTACCCCTTTCCCTGCATCTAGATGGGTTTCTGTTTGGTGGAAGCAAAAGGAGGCCTTCAACCACATTTCTTGTTCCTATCTGTTTACATGGTGGTGTATCGGTTATGGTATGGGCAGAGCTTATGGGGTCAGTGGGTGTGAGTATTACTTTGCATGGCAGAATTATGCCCATGGACCATAGCCATTTTAGGTACCCTGGTGCACCCTATGGTACAACATTGTTTCCTCAGGATATTCACATATTCCAAAACAATaatgctgtcacacacactatTTAAATGGATTTATCTGGAGTGGTGTTATGTACAACAGGATGAAGTCTAACACCTCCGGTGGCCTCCCCAATCAACAGATATAAACATCACTGAACCTTTATAGAAAGTTCTGGAGCACAGATTTCCACCATGACTGAGGGCTTTCCTTCTTGATGAATGGTCCGTTATCCCAATAGAATAAATTCAAAACTTGTGTAACAGCAATCCAAGAAGGATCAAAACTATTCTTAAGTTAAACAGCGGTCTAACTCCTCTCTAGTTAATGAATATTCACAtatttagatcactgtagatcACTGTAAGTACCTTGCTGCGTGGGCAAAATCCCACTGGTGTTCTGGACTAGGCATTTTCAAAAAGTTGTACCCAGTGCGCCTCCCGTAAGAAAACATGGCATCAACGGCGTCCACCCTCCATGAAAATATAGAGCTCATTTTTAAGCACTACGCCTATTTGAATTTATGACAGAcctaatgtaaaaatgcaaatatttttgaagTAATAACGTCCCGGATAGGACGCTGCTAAACTGAAGTACCTGTTGTAGTTTATGATGGGAGATGCCTGCTCTGTCGAATCCTAGCTTGGCCAACACATCTCCCCCTGTTTAGAGTGTTCATTGGTAAACgcagcagtgctgtaatgtaattaacttATATGACATATTTTCAGACTTCAAAATTAATTAAGCAAAATGTATTTAGATCGTATTTACGGTGGGAATACTGACATCACACTGATAAAATGTTTGCCAACTCAATTTTGTATTACTTCTTTACTAATTTGCATTACTAATACTACGTTAATTCTTTTCCCCGAGAATATTAGGCTATATAGTTAACATGATTGATATGTGAAATGcaagtaaaaacattatttcctcTCCCCAAAAAATGCGTTGACGCAGCCTGGATGTATCCACTCCTAACGGGTTAGGACACCGCACGATGGCTCCTAAATACCTGCTGAGGTAGGAGTacttttacatgtaaatatgttgATAAATAGCTTTCCTTTTAGGAGTAAGGATAGGGCAAAGCTTATGTCATTCGCTAAATTTCCGAGAGCTTGTACCCAATTCCTGGTACGGGAGGCTTGGAAAATACTGGCGGTAATATGTGGTTACGCATCCCTCTCACTCCTCAGTCTGCAAACTGATCTGTTTGGGTCATTTCAGGCCAACGAGGCGCATGTCCAGAAGTGCAGAACAAGAGTTAGGTAAATCTAGGACGGAAGAGGACAAAAAGCCAACTCTTTTAATCGTTTCAGTCTCCCTGCTCAGGGCATTCACTGGAATCACTACGGAAATCTGACAGTGGAGGGATCATTTTAATCTGGTAGGACAGGCATATGACATCTTTACAGAACACTGAAAACCCACTGTTATTCGGCTGCTTGAGAAGCAGAATTTTTCAATAATTGTTAGTTTTCTACAACATTTCAGTAAGCATATTAAGACGAATATTGGTTATAACTATTCTGAAGATAAATGAATAATCCTGTAAAACTATTTTTTCAGAAGAGATACGTCAAAGAGGCATTATtcactgttactgtgtgttgATTCGAATGGGAAGTTTTCCAATGTACCACACCCAAGTAAATTTTTCTGATCTCATTTTACTTGCGAAAACACCAAACGTAATAGAGTTTTCACAGTATTATTAAAGGGGGCTCAACGCAATAGTATGTAAAATAGAGTAAAGAGTAAAATGCCGTTTCACACACGTCTTTTTactctgctttgtttttattttcaagtaGGCCTACTTTACGCAGGTTGAGGCtttaaaaaataccattttcGGTTATCTACTTCTAGACAACGGTGTTGTTCAAGGGGTACGATGGACCACCGTTATTTTCCTCTGCGGCACAGCATATGTATTTTTCTGATTTGGGCTGTGCTTCTCTCAAGTGCTTCGTTATGGGCACGCCACAGAAGCCAGCGTAGAAGCGTGCAGGTCAAACTATGGTGTCCCATGTAAGTAAACCCTCGTAAACAAAATTTAGACTGCATATTGCTCGCTGGCTATAGCTACTTTGGACAAGCAGGTAAAAGATACCAGTTAATCTGACTGGGGAAATACATTTGGTTGTTCTTATCGACACACGGACAAACATGTCAGTTATTATGGTACAATTAAAACTGCCCAATATCACTACCCACCAAAGGAAGGGAGTATAGCTATAGCGACCTAACGTTATCTAGGAAGCGAAGGCAGAAGAGTAGCGTTAAGTGCCAGTGTGAACTGGGAGATAAGCGTGAGTCAACAAGCCCCCCACTATGTGCCAAAAAATTTGCGTATAGCAATACTGTAAGTAATCGGGCTAATAAACACATTccgcaaataaataaataaccatcACATCACAGGAAAGACTaagcaaaaacaacatcacTATTAAAAACAGGCAAcaccataaaaaagaaaaaaaatcatagaggATGACAAGCTAATTGACACCAAAGATCTGTTCATGATATTTTATGTTGGAcaatcttttgtttttatgtagtTCATGAGACTCTATCAAATAATAGACCTCTAGTTTTAAAAGGAATTTTtagaatttatttatgtatttgaaatgtaggACCTATTGAAATCACCAAACTGACAATAACTTGAAGTGCTTTGCTTTAGCtcaaataacagaaaataatatgtTTGGATTGAAGAGCACATGTTGTAATTTGTAAGACctgagaaagacaaagaaaaatcattCCACAGTTGAAGACTAAAATTAGAATCAAAGGATAAATGAACACATGATTGAGTCATTGTAAGAAGAGCATTCATTCTTAATCTCCATGAATTTACAAACAAGAGCATTGATAgaaatgacatttgaaatatattttaaatgcacttgATTTGTTGATGAAGAATTTGCCCTTGGCAAGGTACCTAAATCACAaattcctcagtaaatatccggctgtataaatggactaaaatgtaactgatgtaagctgctctggacaagagtgtctgctaaatgacaataatgtaatgtaatgttaaaataaaggCCCCacctttttgaaaaatattgtgaGGACTGAAGTATCAAATTGAGTCAGCAGTAGTCAGACATCTTCTAATCTTCTAAACCACCAGCTGAAATCCCTAAAACTGTACCCAAAATCAATAGGTCTTATTGCAACCAGCCACTAGGTACTATTGTAGTCTTCTTTAATATAGGGGCGAAATCAGTTTTTGTCTGACGATCATTTTTAGGGATATGTACACCTTGATATTTGATTCCATCCTTAACCAGAAtctctttcaaaacaccttgtGTAGTATCATAAAAACAAGGTATCTCACAATTAGAAATATTTTGACCTGAAGCACTGGGAAATCTgtcaattaatcaaataaactTGGAGGTttgctgtttggtttttaaagaaaaaaagctatGTCATGTACCATTTGAGAAATTTTGATTCTCTACACAATATGGGTATACGTTTCACAGCAGGATAATTTGggaaacagtaaaaatatctAGTAAAAAGAGGGGAGTTGGGGGACCCCAATGAAAACCTCTTTGAATAAAAATCCCTTTGAAGTATAGACAACAGAAGATAGAAGATAACTGAGGTGTAAATCtctataatacattttaatagtATAGTAGTACTAATAGTAagagtaataatagtaatagttcTAAAGACATTTTTACTAAATCATAATTGTTCTGAAATTGAAATAGAAATTGATGTTCTTTGGTGTCCAGAACCcttgttaaaattgtaaaaaaaaaaaaaaaatgtaaaaagaacaaatgcTTTAGAACCTAAGTATGATCCAAAAGATCCAGGATGAGCTACAACTAATATGTCTTTTAGCCATAAACccttctttgttttcattagtgGTTTCATTCAAGCCCTTTTTCAAACTGTTTGTGTAAACAAGTACATGCATACTAATCAATATTTTTCAATCAAATCATGGGTCTCCAGTTATGTAATACAAGGAGATCTTTATAAGCTTTTGGAATCAAAGTAATAAGACCGTGTTtactttttgtaaatgtttcttcattttcaatgcatttttaaacattataaatatttgtatttcaatAAAACTCCAGAGACAAACCTGTTTCATACAATGAGTAGATTCATTTATCTCATCCCTAGAGAGTCCCTCCTTTTTTCATGTTGAAGTTACAGATAGGTTACCGTaaaaagaatgaacaaaatcagaatcagaatgtgGTTTTATGGGGTCTCGCATATATGAGaaatattaaactaaaaagaaaatatgttatCAACTTGGTAAATGGCCCagagaattaaaacaatttcaaaatggaTTAGTTAGCTATGTGTATTGTGGTAAGTAGCCAGTCAAGACATAGCATACATGTAACAGGGCTACTAATGTTAGCCACTTCTCCCTAATGAGCTTTTGATTAACATCATTCATGTGAACTCCAGCTAGCTTCCCAATATCTTAccaatttgaatttaaatactTTCTGACATTGATATTCTCATTGCCAACAACTCTTTTACCTTCTGTGGAAGCACATGTGCCTTGGAAGGACATCCTTTTATCCTTGCCTCAATCTTTCTTCACCAAAGGCTCTGTTGCTTCAGTTATGCTTGTCTGTCCTCGGGGGACACATCCTCCACAGagcaaatgtaattttccttAGGGAACATCATTCCCTTTGCATCTTTCCTTGCATAGTCCCTGTTGAATTTCACCATGAACTGGACAACAGTTGCCCATGGTGATCCATTTTCTCCCTTGTCCCCGTCCAGTGAACAATATCCACAACAACCGGGAGCCTGTTT from Megalops cyprinoides isolate fMegCyp1 chromosome 20, fMegCyp1.pri, whole genome shotgun sequence encodes:
- the LOC118796035 gene encoding L-selectin-like; this translates as MAMADPTLNPNPTLSPMLTLTRKLGTPLPTRVFATLTGVHGWSYYYSDKTMNWSNARKWCQAKYTDLVAIQNKEEIAYLNEILPPQPKHYWIGIRKRANVWTWVGTQKQLTEEASNWATGEPNNSKRNEDCVEIYIKRENDTGKWNDESCRRNKTALCYTASCQPDSCSPNGECVETINNHTCKCLQGFFGKRCEYAVSCEEMDGPNHGLFSCTHPFGNFSYGSECKFSCEDGYQLVGSRSIECTASREWSAAPPSCEAVRCPSVQPPQNGNVTCADSSGDLLYGSNCSFSCDPGFILHGSEVTSCGKSGDWIGGWPVCQAVPCPSVQPPQNGSITCADSSGDLLYGSNCSFSCDPGFILHGSEVMTCGKSGDWIGERPVCQAVRCRPLQVPEGGSVSCSRSSEDLLYGSSCSFSCADGHQLQGASSVICMASAQWSAETPICKAVHCPSVQPPQNGSVTCADSSGDLLYRSNCSFSCDPGFILHGSEVTTCGKSGDWIGERPLCQAKQFDVKSFTEDGTPPEVYKNSIESLI